GTAAGTCTTGGACAAACGATCCTTCAGCTGATTGTAACCTATGGTCTGCTCCTGACCCCGGCCTGGATCCTTGTGCTGGGTGTCATTCATATGGAGAGATTTCTATTCGGCTTCTCTAGTGAATATTATGAAATGGGATATAGCACTGGATTTGAACTGGGCACTATTTCGCCATTTCTGAGGCTGACAGGACTGTCAGGTCAACCGTTCGGCTGGATGGAGATTCTTATTTACTTGCTGTTAGGTGTCATGTTTATTATAATCAGTTATTTCTTATATCGAAAAAGAGATACGGCCGCCTCAGGACGAGCTATTGTCTTTCCATTTATGACACTCCTGTTCCGTCTGCTGGTCATGCTGTTTATATCCATGGCATTAGGGGCCTATCTGTCCGAGGCGAATGGATACAGTACTCGTGGTTTAATAATTGGTTATCTCATCGGAGGGATTCTAGGCTGTCTTATTGCTGAGATGGTCGTCCGCAAGACTTGGCTCATATGGAGCAAACGCACACTCGCAAGCTCGATAGGATACAGTCTCTTGCTTCTTCTGCTGCTATATCTGCCTGTATCCAATATCGATGGCTTTGAAACTCGTGTCCCTAAGGCGGAGGACATTAAAGGTGTCGCTGTATCTGAGCATTTTACTAACCTCATTGATATGGATGAGGTAAATCAAATGCAAATTCCAGCGAAGCTGACCTGCAAGAGCTTCAGTCAGAATCCTGCCTATATTGAAGCGGTGCTTCAGCTGCATCAAGAGCTTATTGCCCAATATGAAGCAGGTGAGATCACACCTGTAAAGACTTCAGACCGTTCAAGAAATTTAGTTATTGCTTACGAGCTAGAGAGTGGGAATAAATGGGTTCGCGAGTATGAGCTGCAAGAAGGTCAGCTGGAGAACAGTCTAAGGAAGGTTATGGAGCACGAAGAGTATAAGAAGCAGTATGTTCAGAGCACCCTTCTGGATGAAGATACATCGAGAATTACATTAACAAGCTGGGAGGCGAATAAGAAGGTTACAATTAAGGATCCAGAGGACATTAAGGAATTTAAGCAGATCTTACTTAAAGAAATAGTGAGCATGAGTTATGAGGAACAGCTTGAGATGGGAAACAGCTGGGCGACAATTGAGCTAACGAGTCCCAATCTACGTTACGGAAGCTATCAGTATCAAGAATGGAGCAAATCCTATGAGGAGCTGGAAGCCTGGATGGTAGAGAAGGGTCTTGCTGATCAAGCCAGAATGAATCCTTCAGATATCCGCGAAATGACAGTGACAAGAAACATTCCGAACACCGGTTTCTCCGGCAGTCAAGAGGATATGGAATTAAACGAGAAATACTATGAACATATGGCGCAGCTATCTGGGGAAACGAGCGTAACAGAGGAGGTCAGTCAGTGGGATGTGCTAACACATCGAAAGGACCTGTCCGTATACGATGATTACAATTTGGATACCCCCTATCTCGTCAAGATCAAGCTGAATACAGGCGAAGTATTTATTAACGGCATGGAGCATTTTCCAGAGGGTATGTAGAGCGTGCAGCTTGACGCTAGGTGGAAAATGAAGTATATATGAATAGATCCGATTTGAATATGAGCGGCTTATGAGGAAGAACCCGTAAGAACAGGCAGGATGCCTATTCTTGCGGGTTTTTTGTGTTTATGCGTTTTTATTGAAGTGGATCAGAGTAAACAATCGAAGTGAGAAGGGAGAATGAACGAACGTGAACAAGTCTAGTGAGATTCAAACATCAGGGATTAGGAAGGGGAGCGTGCGAAGTACATGGTGGAAAAAAGGCGGGCTGCTGCTCGCCTCCATCGGCCTAGCGATAACGCTAACTGTACCTTCAGCTCTTGCGGCAGGGTTCGAATTGTCCATTACGGGCAAGAAGATGCTGGATCAAACCGTATCGTCGTCGGGCTCTGCCATCTCGTCAGCGCTGCGTAAGCAGGAGAGCAGGCTGAAGACCCTCCATCAGCAGGATCAATCCGTTGATCAGCAGATCCGGACGATCTATTATGCGAATAAGGAATCGGAAACGAGACTGCTTGAACGACTCAGACAGCATGAAGCTGCACAAATTGATAAATTAACACAGGATGTAACGAGCACGAAGAAACGGTATGAACCGCTGTTTGCCCTCTATTCCTCGCTGAACAAGGAACTGACCCTCGTAAGAAAGCTGAAGAACAAGAATCTGACGGCTGCAGTGAAGTCACAGGTAGACTCAACCAAAGTCGCGGTTACGCTCGCAAAGGAAGAGATCAAGCGTAAACAGGACAAGCTGACCGCGGCTAAAAAGGCGAGAGATGCCGAAGTCAAGAAGGTCAGGACAGCACTTGCGCAGAAAAATCCGGTCCAGGTACAGATTAGAGCAGCCAAGAGCAATATATCTGCAGCAAAGAAACGATTTACACAGGAAATGAAGAACTTCAATGTTGTGACGAAGAAGAAGGAGGGCACAGCGGTTCTCTCATCGATTACAGCATTATGTACCATTGCAGAGGACATCGTAAGACAAAAGGAAGAACAGTATAAACTAGAGTCGAAGGTGAAGCAGGTCATCGCAGGAGCGGGCAAGCTGCTCTAATCCTCCTCATACTCATTTTATATTGAAGATGAAGCAAGGCTGCACGTCATATATCACCATTCATGAAGAAGTCGTGACGATGTGCAGCCTTACCTCAATATCATTCTATTTCTATTCGAAGTCTCGAAATAGATCGCGAGCTTATTTATGCTCGTCAAACCAGCGGACAATATGATTCAAGCGTTTGACACGCAGACCTGGATGTCCCCCGCGTGACAGCTCATGACTGGATTTCGGGAACCGGATGAACTGTGTCTTCTTGCCAAGCCGTTTGAGTGCGATGAAGAGCTGCTCTGCCTGCTCGATCGGACAGCGAAGATCCTCTTCGCCGTGAAGAATCAGAAGTGGAGTCTCCACTTGCTCGACATACGCCAGGGGAGAGTGCTTCCACAATAATTCGGTATTCTTCCATACGTCACCGCCAATTTGATCCTCTGTGAAGAAGAATCCGATGTCGCTGACGCCGTAGAAGGAGATCCAGTTGGAGATGGAGCGCTGTGTAACGGCTGCCTTGAATCGATTCGTATGCCCTACAATCCAGTTGGTCATAAATCCACCATAGCTTCCACCTGTTACGAAGAGCTGAGATTCATCAACAAAATCGTACTTAGTTAATGCATAGTCTACAGCTTCCATGAGATCTGCGTAATCTCTGCCGCCGTAATCTCCACGCACGGCATTAACGAATTCCTGGCTGTATCCGTGGCCGCCGCGCGGGTTCGTATAAATGACGGCATAGCCTCGAGCTGCCAGCAGCTGAAATTCAAGCATGAACGTAAATCCATACATGGCATGCGGACCCCCGTGAATTTCGAGTACAGTCGGAATTTTCGTCCCGCTCGGTGTTCCTGCGGGCTTCATCACCCAGCCTTGAATCGCTTCCCCGTCTGATGCCTTATAGTAGAATTCTTCCGGCTGAATGAGCTCGATTTCTTGGAGGAAGACCTCATTATGCTGTGTAAGTCTGCTCTCGAGCTGTGATTCGGTATCGAGGAGGAACAGATCTCCTGGCTGAGCCGGATCTGCAGCAGCAAGAATGAATTTCTCATCAGAGGACTTCTCGAATTGATAAATGTCTCTGTTGCCTTGCGAGATCCATTCGTAGCCCGAACCATCTGCTGCGATCTTCACTAGATGAACGCCGCCCTCACGCGAGACCAGACTGTACACCGATTGACCATCCTCACTGAACACGGGTCCGTTAGAACGAGTGCCGGATCGTATGTCGGTTACCATGGAGTTTGTGAGCTGGATATCATACGCTTTCGTTACGGATAGCCATTCACCGTCCTGAACAGGACGAATGAACAGATTCACTTGAGTCGCATTATGATGAGAACGATCACTTCCGAAGATGGCTAGCTTCTCGCCATCCGGAGAGTAGCTGACTGCATATACTGACCATTCGGAAGAGGTGAGCTTCCGGCGATTCTCTCCACTTGCGTTTATGACGTAGACGTCGGTAATTAGACTGAGATCTGGGTCTGAATCATCCTCTGGTATTTTTGCAACGAAGGCGATATTCTCTCCATCCGGTGACCAGCAGAAATCTCCGATGTCATAGTCTCCACCTGTTAACGGAGCTGCGTCGGCATTGGACCCTAATTGCTGTATGTATAAATGAGATCTGCGCCCGTTCCAGCGCCCGGTGCCGTCTGCTTTATAACGAATTCGATCAATGATTTCTTCTTCCAGCGGCTTCTTGGAATCTGCTGTTTCTGTCTTTGCATCTTCCGATGTATTCGAATCTGTCTCAGTGGACTGTGGCTCAACTTGCGTACGGAACAACAGCTTGCTGCTGTCCGGTGACCAGGCAAATCCGCTTACGCCATGCTCAGCATGGGTAACGACCTGCGCCTCACCGCCATTAGCAGGGATGACCCAGACCTGTGGTTTATCTTGATAGTTACGTATAAAAGCAAGCTTTCCTCCATCGGGGGACCACATCGGCTGACGATCCTGTTCACCGCTTGTAAATACGATATCCTCATGACTGCCCAGCTCTACCATCCGGATATGAGAGCTATATCCGTTACGTTCCTTGTTAACGGTCTTGGATACATAAGCCACACGTTCTCCATTGGGAGAAATAGAAGGGTCGCTTGTCCAGATGAATTGATACAGATCTTCTGCTGTAATGCCTCGTTTATCACTCATACGTATGATCCTCCTAAATCGAAGTCGTTGGAAAGTATTGTCGTTCTTTACTATCATATCTCAATAAATTGATTGATCACAATGTAACTTTAAATGATAGATAAGCAGGAACAGGAAGGAGGGGGAATTCGATAGGCTTGGAGAATTAATGCCCTGGAAACCGATCTGTTGATTAGAAGTCCGCTGGTGATGCAGCAAAAATAAGCCTAATCTCTAATCGAGATTAGGCTCTAAGTCATTTAAACACTGACTGTAATGGAACGGTCAGCCAGCTTTTTCTTAACTAAAGGCATCAATAGACGACCTGAAATCTCGGCTTCCTCCAAATGTGGATATCCGGAGAGGATAAAGGAGCTGACTCCCGCATCCACAAATTCCAGCAGTCTGTCCGATACCTGCTCTGGTGTTCCGACGAAGGCTACGGCACCCCCGCCGCGGACAGCAGATAGGCCGGACCATAGATTAGGTCCGATAATATAGTCCTGCTCCTTCGATTGCTCATACAGATCCATTTGGCGTTTCTGGTTCGTCGCATCTGTCTTGGCATGAAGCTTCTCCTGACTCTTCAGCTGATCCGGTTCAACCTTGCTTAGAATATTCCAGGCGGCTGCCCAAGCTTCTTCCTCTGTCTCACGTACGACAAGCTGAGCTCTTATTCCGTACCGAAGCGTGCGTTCTACACCTGTGTTGTCTTTCAGCTCCGCAAGATGCTGCTCCATCTCGGCAATTTGTCCTTGAATCCATTCCACCGGCTCAGCCCACATCAAGTAGACATCCGCGCTCTCCGCTGCAACCTTCTTGCCTGAAACAGAGCTTCCTCCAAAATATAGCGGTGGGTGTGGATTCTGCACAGGAGCAGGCTTGCTTACACCACCTTCAACCGCGTAATGTTTGCCTTCATAATCAAATCCTGCTCCGCTGCCATCTTCGCCCCAGACACCTTTAACGACATCCAAAAATTCCTTCGTCCGTTCATAACGTTCATCATGGCTTCCATGAAGCGGGTCGCCGGTTGCCTTGAGATCCTGAGGATAGTGGCCAGTAACAACATTGATAAGCGCACGGCCACCGGACATTTGATCCAGAGTGGAGGCCATACGGGCTGCAAGCACAGGTGAGATCAGCCCTGGACGCATTGCAATAAGCGGCTTCAGCTTGGTGGTATGAGCCGCGACCCAAGAGCCGACGATCCATCCATCCCAGCAATCTCCTCCGGCAGGAATGAGTGTGAACTCGTACCCTGCTTTTTCTGCG
This sequence is a window from Paenibacillus urinalis. Protein-coding genes within it:
- a CDS encoding alpha/beta hydrolase family protein, which gives rise to MSDKRGITAEDLYQFIWTSDPSISPNGERVAYVSKTVNKERNGYSSHIRMVELGSHEDIVFTSGEQDRQPMWSPDGGKLAFIRNYQDKPQVWVIPANGGEAQVVTHAEHGVSGFAWSPDSSKLLFRTQVEPQSTETDSNTSEDAKTETADSKKPLEEEIIDRIRYKADGTGRWNGRRSHLYIQQLGSNADAAPLTGGDYDIGDFCWSPDGENIAFVAKIPEDDSDPDLSLITDVYVINASGENRRKLTSSEWSVYAVSYSPDGEKLAIFGSDRSHHNATQVNLFIRPVQDGEWLSVTKAYDIQLTNSMVTDIRSGTRSNGPVFSEDGQSVYSLVSREGGVHLVKIAADGSGYEWISQGNRDIYQFEKSSDEKFILAAADPAQPGDLFLLDTESQLESRLTQHNEVFLQEIELIQPEEFYYKASDGEAIQGWVMKPAGTPSGTKIPTVLEIHGGPHAMYGFTFMLEFQLLAARGYAVIYTNPRGGHGYSQEFVNAVRGDYGGRDYADLMEAVDYALTKYDFVDESQLFVTGGSYGGFMTNWIVGHTNRFKAAVTQRSISNWISFYGVSDIGFFFTEDQIGGDVWKNTELLWKHSPLAYVEQVETPLLILHGEEDLRCPIEQAEQLFIALKRLGKKTQFIRFPKSSHELSRGGHPGLRVKRLNHIVRWFDEHK
- a CDS encoding LLM class flavin-dependent oxidoreductase is translated as MSTAAQSVEFGWFIPTNGDGRYIGTLLERKPSQEYFVQVAQAAEKAGYEFTLIPAGGDCWDGWIVGSWVAAHTTKLKPLIAMRPGLISPVLAARMASTLDQMSGGRALINVVTGHYPQDLKATGDPLHGSHDERYERTKEFLDVVKGVWGEDGSGAGFDYEGKHYAVEGGVSKPAPVQNPHPPLYFGGSSVSGKKVAAESADVYLMWAEPVEWIQGQIAEMEQHLAELKDNTGVERTLRYGIRAQLVVRETEEEAWAAAWNILSKVEPDQLKSQEKLHAKTDATNQKRQMDLYEQSKEQDYIIGPNLWSGLSAVRGGGAVAFVGTPEQVSDRLLEFVDAGVSSFILSGYPHLEEAEISGRLLMPLVKKKLADRSITVSV